The Kribbella sp. HUAS MG21 genome includes the window GTGCTCGGTCGGGCTGGGCTGTTTACAAAGAGTCCATGGCGATCGAGATCCGGCCGATCAAGCAGGCCGAGACGATGGACTACCTGCGTGTACTGCCGTGGGCGAACGGCCTGCCGCAGGAGGAGCCCGAGCCGTCCGCCTGGTACGCCGGCAGCGCCGCCTGGCCCCCACAGGTCTCCAGGACCGAGGAGGACCTGGAGCGGGAGGCCGCGGAACTGCTGACTGACTGGTTCCGGCCGCAGGCCGCGTTCGTGGACGGCAAGCTCGCAGGTGCGTCGGCGATCGTGTCGGTGCAGGTCACCGTGCCGGGCGGCCGGCAGGTGGCCCTCGGCGGCGTGACCTCGACCGGCGTGCTTCCGACGTACCGGCGTCGTGGGCTGCTGCGGAAGATCATGTCGGCGATGCTGGACGACTGCCGCGAGCGCGGTGAGTTCCTGGCCGGGCTGAGTGCCAGCGAGGCGACGATCTACGGGCGGTACGGGTTCGCGCCCGCGACGTTCCAGCACCGCTGGGAGGTACGGCGTACCGACGTCGCTTTCCGCACCGAGTTCACGGACCCGGGTGCGCTGGACCTGGTGGACGGTGCGGCCGCCGCCGAGGCCTGGCCGGTGTTGCACGAACGGATCCGGGCCGAGCGCGTGGGCGAGATCAGCCCGCTGCCGGGCAAATGGGAGGGCCTTGCGGCCGGCGCGCTCCCGGCGGACGGTTCGGGGCCGGCGCACCACCTGGTGCATCGCGACGCTGCCGGTGCCGTGGACGGTGCCGCGACCTTCCGGCTGCCCTGGTCTCCCGACCCGGCGCAGGCCGGCGTACTGCAGGTGGAAGCGTTCGAAGCGCTCACCTC containing:
- a CDS encoding GNAT family N-acetyltransferase, giving the protein MAIEIRPIKQAETMDYLRVLPWANGLPQEEPEPSAWYAGSAAWPPQVSRTEEDLEREAAELLTDWFRPQAAFVDGKLAGASAIVSVQVTVPGGRQVALGGVTSTGVLPTYRRRGLLRKIMSAMLDDCRERGEFLAGLSASEATIYGRYGFAPATFQHRWEVRRTDVAFRTEFTDPGALDLVDGAAAAEAWPVLHERIRAERVGEISPLPGKWEGLAAGALPADGSGPAHHLVHRDAAGAVDGAATFRLPWSPDPAQAGVLQVEAFEALTSDAYRAMWGLLLDFDLTKRVVAARRPVDEPLRWMLTNPRALKLTRTRDNLWLRVLDVRRALEARTYSATDSLVLDVSDDLYGGGRWRLDAAPDGASCTAVDEEADLSLSVNELGSLYLGGVRAGELAYAGRIAEHTAGAVSRLDAVLRPDRAPHNAVGF